A stretch of Leptolyngbya subtilissima AS-A7 DNA encodes these proteins:
- a CDS encoding DnaJ domain-containing protein — protein sequence MPTPQDSTDYYAVLKVNRQASLLAIKQAYRKLARQLHPDLNPNNAAAAEQFKALNEAYEVLSDPAKRHQYDRYGVHWKKAEKGYTTTSHSGSRQNDDFDEMEFGRFGRFEDLLGDLLNRYS from the coding sequence ATGCCAACTCCTCAAGACTCGACAGATTACTACGCGGTCTTAAAGGTCAATCGCCAGGCGAGCCTGCTGGCCATCAAACAGGCTTATCGAAAACTAGCCCGTCAGCTTCACCCCGATCTCAACCCCAACAATGCGGCAGCGGCAGAGCAGTTTAAAGCCCTAAACGAAGCTTACGAAGTGCTTTCAGACCCGGCAAAACGCCACCAGTACGATCGCTATGGTGTCCACTGGAAAAAGGCCGAGAAAGGATATACGACCACCAGCCACTCTGGCAGCAGGCAAAACGATGACTTTGACGAAATGGAGTTTGGTCGCTTTGGCCGCTTCGAAGACTTGCTTGGGGATCTCCTAAACCGCTATAGCTAA
- the cimA gene encoding citramalate synthase: MVEQRTPLYIYDTTLRDGAQREGLALSIEDKIRIARRLDALGVPFIEGGWPGANPKDVQFFWQLKETPLTQASITAFCSTRRPGKVAAEEPMLQPVLAAGTEWITLFGKSWDLHVTTGLQTTLAENLAMIDDTICYFRSQGRRVIYDAEHWFDGYKANPDYALETLEAAVKAGAEWLALCDTNGGTLPHEVGAIVTAVNTWLQRFPEPRPQLGIHTHNDSGTAVANAMAAVEAGATMVQGTINGYGERCGNANLCTLIPNLQIKLGYPCIAPARLETLAETSRFISEVVNLAPDEHAPYVGRSAFAHKGGIHVSAVEREPKTYEHIDPATVGNSRRIVVSDQAGLSNVLVKARSFGLELDRHNPASRQLLTRLKALEHEGYQFEAAEASFELLMREALGDRPQFFDLKGFYINCQHQGNGSDHSSQSLATIKVMVGEEEILAAAEGNGPVAALDTALRKALLTFYPAIANFHLSDYKVRIIDSGAGTAAKTRVLMESGNGAQRWTTLGVSTNIIEASYQAVTEGLEYGLMMEIARPHCAIGGEIDRFDADVALQKTRETALAKLKQELGFE; this comes from the coding sequence ATGGTTGAGCAGCGCACTCCCCTTTACATCTATGACACCACGCTCAGGGATGGTGCCCAGCGGGAGGGATTGGCCCTATCGATCGAAGATAAAATTCGCATTGCCCGACGGCTCGACGCCCTCGGGGTGCCCTTCATCGAAGGCGGCTGGCCGGGAGCCAACCCCAAGGATGTGCAGTTCTTTTGGCAGCTGAAAGAAACTCCCCTTACCCAGGCCAGCATTACCGCCTTTTGCTCGACCCGCCGCCCTGGCAAAGTCGCTGCCGAAGAGCCGATGCTGCAACCAGTGCTGGCTGCGGGCACCGAGTGGATTACGCTGTTTGGCAAATCCTGGGACTTGCATGTGACTACCGGCTTGCAGACCACCCTGGCCGAAAACCTGGCTATGATCGACGATACCATTTGCTACTTTCGCAGCCAGGGTCGCCGGGTAATTTACGACGCCGAGCACTGGTTTGACGGCTACAAAGCCAACCCCGACTACGCCCTAGAAACCCTCGAAGCAGCGGTAAAAGCTGGGGCCGAGTGGCTGGCGCTGTGCGACACCAACGGCGGCACCCTGCCTCACGAAGTCGGCGCGATTGTAACTGCCGTTAACACCTGGCTCCAGCGGTTTCCAGAACCCCGGCCCCAGCTGGGCATTCATACCCACAACGACAGCGGCACGGCAGTGGCCAACGCCATGGCGGCGGTGGAGGCTGGGGCCACTATGGTGCAGGGCACGATCAACGGCTACGGCGAGCGCTGTGGCAACGCCAACCTCTGCACGCTGATCCCCAACCTGCAAATCAAGCTGGGCTACCCCTGCATTGCCCCGGCCCGGCTCGAAACCCTGGCTGAGACCAGCCGCTTTATCAGCGAGGTGGTCAATCTGGCCCCCGACGAGCATGCCCCCTACGTGGGGCGATCGGCCTTTGCCCACAAGGGCGGCATTCACGTCAGCGCCGTGGAGCGCGAGCCGAAAACCTACGAGCACATCGACCCGGCCACGGTGGGCAACAGCCGCCGCATTGTGGTGTCGGATCAGGCGGGGCTGAGCAACGTGCTGGTCAAAGCCCGCAGCTTTGGGCTAGAGCTAGACCGCCACAACCCGGCCTCGCGTCAGTTGCTCACCCGGCTCAAAGCTCTGGAGCACGAGGGCTACCAGTTTGAAGCTGCCGAGGCCAGCTTTGAGCTACTGATGCGGGAGGCCCTAGGCGATCGCCCCCAATTCTTCGACCTCAAGGGCTTCTACATCAACTGCCAGCACCAAGGCAACGGCAGCGACCACAGCAGCCAATCGCTAGCCACGATCAAAGTCATGGTGGGGGAGGAGGAAATTCTCGCGGCGGCGGAGGGCAATGGGCCAGTGGCGGCGCTAGACACGGCCCTGCGAAAGGCGCTGCTGACCTTTTATCCGGCGATCGCCAACTTTCACCTTTCTGACTACAAGGTGCGGATCATCGATAGCGGCGCGGGCACGGCGGCCAAAACGCGGGTGCTGATGGAGTCGGGCAACGGTGCTCAACGCTGGACGACCCTAGGGGTTTCGACTAACATTATCGAAGCCTCGTACCAGGCGGTCACCGAAGGGCTGGAGTATGGCCTGATGATGGAAATCGCGCGCCCCCACTGTGCGATCGGCGGCGAAATCGATCGGTTTGACGCCGACGTGGCCCTACAAAAGACCCGTGAAACGGCTCTGGCTAAGCTCAAGCAAGAGCTGGGCTTTGAGTAA
- a CDS encoding 2Fe-2S iron-sulfur cluster-binding protein produces MPTVTAQGKTMQCEAGANLRQVLLTHGIDLYNGQAKVINCRSLGTCGTCAVAIQGEVSATNWKDKARRSLPPHDPARDLRLACQTQVLGDIVVTKYDGFWGQGQTPIW; encoded by the coding sequence ATGCCCACCGTCACCGCCCAGGGAAAAACCATGCAGTGCGAAGCCGGAGCCAACCTGCGCCAGGTCTTGCTAACCCACGGTATCGATCTCTACAACGGCCAGGCCAAGGTGATCAACTGCCGCAGTCTTGGCACCTGCGGCACCTGCGCAGTGGCAATCCAAGGCGAAGTTTCAGCCACCAACTGGAAAGACAAGGCACGCCGATCCCTCCCTCCCCACGACCCCGCCCGCGACCTCCGCCTCGCCTGCCAAACCCAAGTACTGGGCGACATTGTCGTCACTAAATACGACGGCTTCTGGGGCCAAGGCCAAACCCCCATCTGGTAA
- a CDS encoding alpha/beta hydrolase — translation MKQLPFIIQKFAFAEENLAKIVDLDDTSGVEGKIPGYFVMSSAPPNIEDAEEASERVQQQANQGIADIADHLHHMMGSSADGFAELVITVHGYNTSLHGVQAWYKNIFKYANRHDSAISRSPHRVFIGYRWPSENVALSEPKKVFEALAALPPLPRDLLLTGAICALGLLILELLNALETSTWGFLISLSLVLLLALGLLMAALVVLRLIVYFRDSYRADNFGVLDLVELLRQIDQAIVQRTANALFPLAKTEYEQQQALLKAREYWAQRSRNKVKLSFIGHSMGGFVVTNVVRILSDVFDMRSVNKQPPSDVGDVYRLERLILASPDIPVLTIVSSRANFLSSSLRRFSESYLFCNEGDIALRIASTAANYIAFPSRTQARGYRLGNVALQNKTGSIDDYGLVNLASLDRDFPVNLSVGEAIAQSSQKVMENLFLTYERFQARGVVTLGDLFEVQSKRDSQRATVADFFTYFDCTDYTDLKFDLQNNSCSIRPTGLLTRALGRSALLPWDYLMLTLDYGTGKRDVHGGYFEGQFSQQLLYRLAFLGFSGYLDTLDRDRQVALSQLHIDCQKFKIQGYLSPMRYRVSVQGGSVDGTKTDMLDAIRTPQRGSGREGELAGRRVGG, via the coding sequence ATGAAACAGCTTCCCTTTATTATTCAGAAATTTGCTTTCGCCGAGGAAAATCTGGCCAAAATCGTTGATCTAGATGACACCAGCGGCGTTGAGGGCAAAATTCCCGGCTACTTTGTCATGAGTAGCGCCCCACCCAATATTGAAGACGCCGAGGAAGCCAGCGAAAGAGTTCAGCAGCAGGCTAATCAGGGAATTGCCGACATTGCCGACCACCTGCACCACATGATGGGCAGCAGCGCCGATGGGTTTGCCGAACTTGTGATTACGGTGCATGGCTACAACACTAGCCTCCATGGGGTGCAGGCCTGGTACAAAAATATTTTTAAGTACGCCAACCGCCACGATTCGGCCATTAGCAGGAGCCCCCACCGCGTTTTTATCGGCTACCGCTGGCCTTCTGAAAATGTGGCGCTCAGCGAGCCCAAAAAAGTTTTTGAGGCCCTGGCCGCCTTACCACCGCTGCCACGAGATCTGCTGTTGACCGGGGCAATCTGTGCGCTGGGGCTACTGATTCTTGAATTGCTCAACGCCCTGGAGACATCGACCTGGGGATTTTTAATTAGCCTTTCTCTGGTGCTGTTGCTCGCCTTGGGGCTGCTGATGGCGGCCCTAGTTGTGCTGCGACTGATCGTGTATTTCCGCGACAGCTATCGGGCCGACAATTTTGGCGTGCTAGATCTAGTCGAACTGCTGCGCCAAATTGATCAGGCGATTGTGCAACGCACAGCTAATGCTCTATTTCCTCTGGCAAAAACTGAGTATGAGCAACAGCAAGCGCTGCTCAAAGCTCGCGAATACTGGGCTCAACGCAGCCGCAATAAGGTGAAGCTCAGCTTTATTGGCCACAGCATGGGCGGTTTCGTAGTGACCAATGTCGTGCGCATTTTGTCAGATGTATTCGACATGCGATCGGTAAATAAACAGCCGCCCAGCGATGTGGGCGATGTGTACCGCTTGGAGCGGCTGATTCTTGCCTCTCCTGACATTCCAGTGCTGACGATTGTGTCAAGTCGGGCCAACTTTTTGTCGTCGTCATTGCGGCGATTTTCAGAATCGTACTTGTTTTGTAATGAGGGAGATATTGCGCTGCGCATTGCCTCCACAGCCGCCAACTATATTGCTTTTCCTAGCCGCACTCAGGCCCGGGGCTATCGCCTAGGCAATGTGGCGCTGCAAAACAAAACGGGCAGCATCGACGACTATGGCTTAGTCAATTTGGCCTCCCTCGATCGCGACTTTCCGGTAAATTTGTCTGTCGGTGAGGCGATCGCCCAGTCAAGCCAAAAGGTGATGGAAAATCTGTTTCTCACCTATGAGCGGTTTCAAGCTCGGGGAGTAGTCACCCTGGGGGATTTGTTTGAGGTGCAGTCAAAGCGCGATAGTCAACGCGCCACAGTAGCCGATTTCTTTACCTATTTTGACTGCACCGACTACACCGATCTGAAGTTTGATCTGCAGAACAATAGTTGCTCTATCCGTCCGACGGGGCTTTTGACCCGCGCGCTGGGGCGATCGGCCCTGCTGCCCTGGGATTATCTAATGCTGACTCTGGATTACGGAACCGGTAAGCGAGACGTGCACGGCGGCTATTTTGAGGGGCAGTTTAGTCAGCAGTTGCTCTATCGGCTGGCGTTTTTGGGGTTTAGCGGCTATCTCGACACCCTCGATCGCGATCGCCAGGTCGCCCTCAGCCAGCTTCACATCGATTGCCAAAAGTTCAAAATTCAGGGCTATTTATCACCCATGCGCTACCGAGTGAGCGTTCAGGGCGGCAGCGTGGATGGCACGAAGACAGATATGTTGGATGCGATTCGGACGCCTCAGCGGGGGAGTGGGAGAGAGGGGGAGTTGGCGGGTAGGAGAGTTGGCGGGTAG
- a CDS encoding dipeptide ABC transporter ATP-binding protein has translation MPDSLLALESFSVTYPGQAERAVDRVSLNLSPGEKLGLVGESGCGKSTLGRAALRLLPKATELQGRVWFNGESVLDFSPQRLRQFRGEAIALVFQDPMTRLNPLMTIGDHCIETLRAHRSEVSQGEAKARAIAVLEKVNIPASRFGQYPHEFSGGMRQRVAIALAMILEPKLIIADEPTTSLDVTVSAQILDELKRLCDELGTALVLISHDLSLVAEYCDRVAVMYEGRVVEKGSAAAVLQSPKHSYTRSLVESALQMQQAEGLAYTATAIEPILRLTDVKQHYTLEANPIARLLGGQESKVIKAVDGVTLEIYPGEVVGLVGESGCGKSTLSRTILQLAKPTAGQVEFCGTDLTTLSREAMRQQRRQLQMVFQDPHACLNPMMTVGKSIADPLLIHGLATVAEAEKQAHDMLARVSLNPTADYFQRFPSDLSGGQQQRVAIARALITHPKLVICDEPVSMLDATVQTQVLDLMIALKHEFDLTYLFITHDLWVARFMCDRIAVMQQGKIVEIAPTKTLFESPQHPYTQTLLQAAPVLAKEA, from the coding sequence ATGCCAGACTCCCTCCTTGCCCTCGAAAGCTTCTCGGTCACCTACCCAGGCCAGGCAGAGCGCGCGGTGGATCGGGTGTCTTTAAACCTGTCGCCGGGGGAAAAGCTGGGGCTGGTGGGCGAGTCGGGCTGCGGCAAGAGCACCCTGGGGCGGGCAGCGCTGCGGCTGTTGCCAAAGGCGACGGAGCTACAGGGGCGGGTGTGGTTTAACGGCGAGTCGGTGCTCGACTTTAGCCCCCAGCGGCTGCGGCAGTTTCGGGGTGAGGCGATCGCCCTGGTCTTTCAAGACCCGATGACGCGGCTCAACCCGCTGATGACCATTGGCGACCACTGCATAGAGACGCTGCGTGCCCATCGCTCTGAGGTATCTCAGGGTGAGGCCAAGGCGCGGGCGATCGCAGTGCTGGAAAAGGTCAACATTCCCGCCAGCCGGTTTGGCCAGTATCCCCACGAGTTTAGCGGCGGCATGCGTCAGCGGGTGGCGATCGCCCTGGCGATGATTCTAGAGCCCAAGCTGATCATTGCCGACGAACCCACCACTAGCTTAGATGTGACGGTGTCGGCCCAGATCCTCGATGAGCTAAAGCGGCTGTGCGACGAGTTGGGCACGGCCCTAGTGCTGATCTCCCACGACCTGTCGCTGGTGGCAGAATACTGCGATCGCGTCGCCGTCATGTACGAAGGCCGGGTAGTAGAAAAGGGCAGCGCTGCTGCGGTTCTTCAAAGCCCTAAGCATAGCTACACGCGATCGCTGGTGGAGTCGGCCCTGCAAATGCAGCAGGCCGAGGGGCTAGCCTACACCGCCACCGCCATAGAACCTATTTTGCGGCTGACGGATGTCAAGCAGCACTACACCTTAGAAGCCAACCCGATCGCTCGGCTACTGGGGGGGCAGGAGTCGAAGGTGATTAAGGCGGTGGACGGGGTAACGTTAGAAATTTACCCTGGCGAGGTGGTGGGGCTGGTGGGCGAGTCAGGCTGCGGCAAGAGCACCCTATCGCGCACCATTCTGCAGCTAGCGAAACCGACCGCTGGGCAGGTGGAGTTTTGCGGTACCGATCTCACTACCCTCTCCCGCGAAGCCATGCGGCAGCAGCGGCGGCAGCTGCAAATGGTGTTTCAAGACCCCCACGCCTGCCTCAACCCGATGATGACCGTGGGCAAGAGCATTGCCGACCCGCTGCTGATCCACGGGCTGGCCACCGTTGCCGAGGCCGAAAAGCAGGCCCACGACATGCTCGCCCGCGTTAGCCTCAACCCCACCGCTGACTACTTTCAGCGCTTTCCCAGCGATCTGTCGGGAGGGCAACAGCAGCGGGTGGCGATCGCCCGGGCTTTAATCACCCACCCTAAGCTGGTGATCTGCGATGAGCCGGTGAGCATGCTCGACGCCACGGTGCAGACCCAAGTGCTCGATCTAATGATTGCCCTCAAGCATGAGTTTGATCTCACCTACCTATTTATTACCCACGACCTGTGGGTGGCGCGATTTATGTGCGATCGCATTGCCGTCATGCAGCAGGGCAAAATTGTAGAAATTGCCCCTACTAAAACACTGTTTGAATCGCCCCAGCACCCTTACACCCAAACCCTCCTGCAAGCGGCTCCGGTGCTGGCTAAAGAAGCTTAA
- a CDS encoding zf-TFIIB domain-containing protein: MYQCPKEGDIDLQDSQLAPGLAVHGCPSCGGSWIPPEHYADWQRQQNDPEEPIQVAVLPLSLSTSFQPAALDNRAALCLDCRSYLVRGRITLPQGSFYVERCPNCNGIWCDGGEWEILQQLELQTHIDYIFSADWQAQVRELEHTEREKLATIDKLGPDVAQRVFELADLLEQHPNGDFGVAYLMRRVDQ, translated from the coding sequence TTGTATCAGTGCCCTAAGGAAGGGGATATTGACCTTCAAGACAGTCAGCTAGCACCGGGGCTGGCGGTCCACGGCTGCCCCAGCTGTGGCGGCAGCTGGATTCCGCCAGAACATTATGCAGACTGGCAAAGGCAACAAAATGACCCCGAGGAGCCGATTCAAGTAGCGGTGCTGCCTCTGTCATTGAGCACCTCGTTTCAGCCCGCTGCGCTTGATAATCGGGCAGCTCTGTGCCTCGATTGCCGCAGTTACCTAGTGCGGGGCCGCATTACCCTGCCGCAGGGATCGTTTTATGTTGAGCGCTGCCCCAACTGCAACGGCATCTGGTGCGATGGCGGCGAGTGGGAGATCTTGCAGCAGCTCGAATTACAGACCCACATCGATTACATTTTTTCTGCTGATTGGCAGGCCCAGGTGCGTGAGCTAGAGCACACCGAACGAGAAAAACTAGCCACCATTGACAAGCTAGGACCCGATGTTGCCCAACGCGTGTTTGAGCTAGCTGACCTGCTAGAGCAGCACCCCAACGGAGATTTTGGGGTGGCGTATTTGATGCGGCGGGTGGATCAATGA
- the patD gene encoding heterocyst frequency control protein PatD yields MKNALETLRSHLQTMIGLVQSANPDGRTLQAQFLLTQQQFQHQMLPLGEELPTTQPVLTEINRTLRLLAMDVAFLQAARQSATAQQRQQQMLTKLDQLLTFCQALEQAIANPT; encoded by the coding sequence ATGAAGAATGCCCTAGAAACCCTGCGATCGCACCTCCAGACCATGATTGGCCTGGTGCAGTCTGCTAACCCCGACGGGCGCACTCTACAGGCGCAGTTTTTGCTGACTCAGCAACAGTTTCAGCACCAGATGCTGCCTCTGGGAGAAGAGTTGCCCACCACCCAGCCCGTGCTAACCGAAATCAACCGCACCCTTAGGCTGCTAGCGATGGATGTGGCATTTTTGCAGGCGGCCCGTCAGTCGGCCACAGCTCAGCAGCGGCAGCAGCAGATGCTCACAAAACTGGATCAGCTGCTGACCTTTTGCCAAGCTTTGGAGCAGGCGATCGCCAACCCGACTTAA